In a single window of the Arachis hypogaea cultivar Tifrunner chromosome 6, arahy.Tifrunner.gnm2.J5K5, whole genome shotgun sequence genome:
- the LOC140173178 gene encoding pentatricopeptide repeat-containing protein At3g21470-like: MQRFSLCTSTNNTLTYPSLLFSSIRNHISQGSHKCALLLYKQTSREGLYDPSVVPLLFKACVSLSILHHVKALHAESVKAGSHCDVFIGTALVGTYSKCGLLGDSRKVFDTMPDRNVVTWNAMIGGYLRAGDKESVSSMFEAMPGKTPVSWSQMIDGFARNGDTAAARRLFNKVLDEAKNVVTWTVMVDGYARNGDMEAAREIFEQMPMRNCFVWSSMICGYCKKGSVEEAGVIFERVPERNVEIWNSMIAGHVQNGFGEKALQLFEEMNGEGFEPDEFTVVSVLSACSQLGLLDAGKEIHNMIKKRGMRLSPFVVSGLVDMYAKCGDLANARLVFEASESIEKNIICWNAMISGFAINGKFHEVLECFGRLEESNIKPDSITCLIVLSACAHGGLVNEALEVAAKMERYGIEIGIRHYGCIVDLLGRAGRLKKAYDLIMRMPMKPNEAVFGALLGACRIHSDVQMAEQVMKLIGASTVSSSDSLNVLLFKNFFVDNGNDIPEDNVSRIRLHRPLHEQDNEDFEALERHI; the protein is encoded by the exons ATGCAAAGGTTTAGCCTTTGCACAAGTACTAACAATACATTAACGTACCCATCGCTCTTGTTTTCTTCCATAAGGAACCACATTAGTCAAGGTTCTCATAAATGTGCTCTTCTTCTGTATAAACAAACTAGCCGCGAAGGTCTATATGATCCCAGCGTTGTCCCTTTGTTGTTCAAGGCTtgtgtttctctttcaattcttcacCACGTTAAGGCCTTGCATGCCGAGTCCGTTAAAGCTGGTTCACATTGTGATGTGTTCATTGGAACAGCATTGGTTGGAACTTATTCAAAATGTGGTCTCCTTGGGGACTCCCGCAAGGTGTTTGATACAATGCCTGACAGAAATGTTGTCACTTGGAATGCAATGATTGGTGGGTACTTGAGAGCTGGGGACAAAGAATCTGTCTCCTCAATGTTTGAGGCGATGCCGGGGAAGACTCCGGTGTCCTGGAGCCAGATGATTGACGGGTTTGCAAGGAACGGGGATACTGCTGCTGCTAGGAGGTTGTTTAATAAGGTTCTGGACGAGGCGAAGAACGTAGTGACGTGGACTGTGATGGTTGATGGGTATGCTAGGAATGGGGATATGGAAGCTGCCAGGGAGATCTTTGAACAGATGCCAATGAGGAACTGCTTTGTGTGGTCATCTATGATTTGTGGTTATTGCAAGAAGGGCAGTGTCGAGGAGGCTGGGGTGATTTTCGAGCGCGTTCCAGAACGCAACGTGGAGATTTGGAATTCAATGATTGCTGGGCATGTCCAGAATGGATTTGGTGAAAAAGCACTGCAGCTTTTTGAGGAAATGAATGGTGAAGGGTTTGAACCAGATGAATTCACTGTTGTTAGTGTTTTATCTGCATGTTCTCAGCTGGGACTCTTGGATGCCGGTAAGGAAATCCATAACATGATAAAGAAGAGAGGGATGAGGTTGAGTCCCTTTGTTGTGAGTGGATTGGTTGACATGTATGCAAAATGTGGGGACCTGGCCAATGCAAGGTTGGTATTTGAAGCATCAGAGTCCATTGAGAAGAACATCATCTGCTGGAACGCAATGATTTCAGGCTTTGCCATCAATGGAAAATTCCATGAAGTCCTTGAGTGTTTTGGCAGATTGGAGGAATCAAATATAAAGCCTGATTCAATCACCTGTCTCATTGTGCTCTCTGCTTGTGCTCATGGTGGTTTGGTAAATGAGGCTTTGGAAGTAGCAGCTAAAATGGAAAGATATGGAATTGAAATAGGAATCAGACATTATGGATGCATAGTTGACCTATTGGGAAGAGCAGGGAGGTTAAAAAAGGCTTATGACTTGATAATGAGAATGCCAATGAAACCGAATGAAGCTGTTTTTGGGGCACTGCTTGGTGCATGCCGGATTCATTCAGACGTGCAAATGGCAGAACAAGTAATGAAGTTAATCGGTGCCAGCACTGTTTCAAGTTCTGATTCTCTCAATGTGCTTCTGTTCAAGA ATTTCTTTGTTGATAATGGAAATGATATTCCTGAGGACAATGTCAGTAGGATCAGACTTCATAGGCCTTTGCATGAGCAAGATAATGAAGATTTTGAAGCTTTAGAAAGACACATCTAG